The following proteins are encoded in a genomic region of Triticum dicoccoides isolate Atlit2015 ecotype Zavitan chromosome 1B, WEW_v2.0, whole genome shotgun sequence:
- the LOC119329584 gene encoding gibberellin 2-beta-dioxygenase 3-like gives MVVLAKGELEQIALPAVHKTAPPLANMPEVDLAVAGSGSDGRAAAGRAVAAACEEHGFFKVTGHRVPAELLARVENAAAAFFALSQRDKEAAMSAATPGSPFGYASKRIGNNGDLGWVEYLLLGVTASTGGPLSVPEGVVPSASLCSFRDLLNEYTVAVRRMTCQVLELMAEGLGMEDRDAFTRLVLHKESDSMLRVNHYPPRPELKLLQQQHGGGGRVTGFGEHTDPQIISVLRSNATSGLEIALRDGAWVSVPPDQTSFFVNVGDALQVLTNGRFRSVRHRVMVNSVRPRVSVIFFGGPAPRETLAPLRQLVGEGGRSRYREFTWREYKASAYRTKLAANRLGHFETTS, from the exons ATGGTGGTTCTTGCCAAGGGCGAACTGGAGCAGATCGCGCTCCCGGCCGTGCACAAGACGGCGCCGCCGCTGGCCAACATGCCGGAGGTCGACCTTGCCGTGGCGGGAAGCGGCTCTGATGGACGGGCGGCCGCCGGACGCGCGGTGGCGGCGGCATGCGAGGAGCACGGGTTCTTCAAGGTGACGGGCCACCGCGTGCCAGCAGAGCTCCTGGCGCGCGTGGAGAACGCCGCTGCCGCCTTCTTCGCGCTCTCGCAGCGGGACAAGGAGGCGGCGATGTCGGCCGCGACGCCGGGCAGTCCGTTCGGCTACGCAAGCAAGCGGATAGGCAACAACGGCGACCTCGGGTGGGTCGAGTATCTCCTGCTCGGTGTCACCGCCTCGACGGGCGGGCCATTGTCCGTGCCCGAAGGGGTGGTGCCGTCAGCGTCGCTCTGCTCTTTCCG CGACCTTCTGAACGAGTACACGGTGGCCGTGAGGAGGATGACCTGCCAGGTGCTGGAGCTGATGGCGGAGGGCCTGGGTATGGAAGACAGGGACGcgttcacgaggctggtcctgcacaAGGAAAGCGACTCGATGCTGCGGGTGAACCACTACCCACCGCGCCCCGAGCTGAAGCTCCTgcagcagcagcacggcggcggcggcagggtcaCTGGGTTCGGCGAGCACACCGACCCCCAGATCATCTCGGTGCTCCGCTCCAACGCCACCTCCGGCCTCGAGATCGCGCTGCGCGACGGCGCCTGGGTCTCCGTGCCGCCGGACCAGACCTCCTTCTTCGTCAACGTCGGCGACGCCTTGCAG GTACTGACGAACGGGAGGTTCCGGAGCGTGAGGCACCGGGTGATGGTGAACAGCGTCCGGCCGCGGGTGTCGGTGATCTTCTTCGGCGGCCCGGCGCCGCGGGAGACGCTGGCGCCGCTGCGGCAGCTCGTCGGGGAAGGCGGGCGCAGCCGGTACAGGGAGTTCACATGGCGAGAGTACAAGGCCTCGGCGTACCGGACCAAGCTGGCGGCGAACAGGCTCGGCCACTTCGAGACCACCAGCTAG